One Hippocampus zosterae strain Florida chromosome 21, ASM2543408v3, whole genome shotgun sequence genomic region harbors:
- the dclre1c gene encoding protein artemis isoform X4, whose amino-acid sequence MSSFPGRMKEYPYISLDRFDHENLHARAYFLSHCHKDHMRGIKAPKLKRRLRSSRRVKLYCSPVTKELLLSSRKHLFWEEFIVPLELESPTQISLVDEASGESEEVVVTLLPAGHCPGSVMFLFEGRHGNVLYTGDFRLALGDAARMEHLHSGSRVKDIRSVYVDSTFFDPRFYQIPSRVHVNNLQMFRRMPEILSYVTTERQTQIHACRHPKGEKYLRGNRLPCGCRSRDGADLRVLSVKPTTMWFGERMRKTDVLIKSGSDAFRACFSFHSSYCEVKDFLSYLRPARVFANVVPMGCTLAEVTRMLQTTCRKRPRDDPAYKPLGLLKGRRAAPTPPRDGQSDDDDDGLFDGSPPKKKPPQRRRLPDERGGRTPPPPAPEEDSPPQPVAGDADREERTANFLDCTESNDDSEEDGRSEEDEQSEGDESGTKWRRRTGSEPPKWEDFFAAEPLPDSQKSLDGQSPPGRRAPEASGEREDDVDDIDDVDVDDDFSLSLSASASNHSSQNREAAEADEPTPPRLDFDIPCTPDSKRPSPEQLTALYRKLARGDDLSSAD is encoded by the exons ATGAGCTCGTTTCCGGGTCGAATGAAGGAATATCCATACATTTCTCTGGATCGCTTCGACCACGAGAACTTGCACGCGCGCGCCTACTTCCTGTCGCACTGTCACAAGG ATCACATGAGGGGGATAAAAGCACCCAAGCTGAAGAGAAGACTGCGCTCCAG CCGTCGAGTCAAACTGTACTGCTCACCGGTGACCAAAGAGCTCCTCCTGAGCAGCCGCAAACACCTCTTCTGGGAGGAATTCATT GTTCCCTTGGAGCTGGAGAGTCCGACTCAGATTTCGCTGGTGGACGAGGCGTCGGGAGAG AGCGAGGAGGTGGTGGTGACGCTGCTCCCCGCCGGACACTGTCCCGGCTCCGTCAT GTTCCTGTTTGAAGGTCGCCACGGCAACGTGTTGTACACGGGAGACTTCAGGCTGGCCCTGGGGGACGCCGCCAGGATGGAGCACCTGCACTCGGGCAGCCG GGTGAAGGACATCCGCAGCGTCTACGTGGACTCCACCTTCTTCGACCCGCGCTTCTACCAGATTCCTTCCCGG GTGCACGTCAACAACCTGCAGATGTTCCGGAGGATGCCGGAGATCCTGAGCTACGTGACCACCGAGCGTCAGACGCAGATCCACGCCTGCCGACACCCGAAG GGCGAGAAGTATCTCCGCGGCAACCGGCTGCCGTGCGGCTGCCGGTCCCGCGACGGCGCCGACCTGCGCGTGCTCAGCGTCAAGCCCACCACCATGTGGTTTGGCGAGAGGATGCGCAAGACCGACGTGCTCATCAA ATCAGGAAGCGACGCCTTCCGAGCGTGTTTCAGCTTCCACTCGTCCTACTGCGAG GTCAAAGACTTCCTGTCCTATCTGCGACCCGCGCGGGTTTTCGCCAACGTGGTCCCGATGGGGTGCACGCTCGCCGAAGTCACGCGCAT GCTGCAGACGACGTGCAGGAAGCGGCCGCGGGACGACCCGGCTTACAAACCGCTGGGCTTGCTCAAAGGCCGGCGCGCCGCACCGACGCCCCCCCGCG ATGGGCagagcgacgacgacgacgacggcctCTTTGACGGCAGTCCGCCCAAGAAAAAGCCGCCGCAGCGTCGGCGCCTCCCCGACG AGCGCGGAGGGcggacgccgccgccccccgcccccgaggaAGACTCGCCGCCGCAGCCCGTCGCGGGCGACGCCGACCGCGAGGAGCGCACCGCTAACTTCCTGGACTGCACCGAGTCCAACGACGACAGCGAGGAGGACGGCCGGAGCGAGGAAGACGAGCAAAGCGAGGGAGACGAGAGCGGGACAAAATGGCGCCGCCGGACGGGAAGCGAGCCGCCCAAATGGGAGGACTTCTTCGCCGCCGAGCCGCTCCCCGACAGCCAGAAGAGCCTCGACGGCCAATCGCCCCCCGGCCGGCGCGCGCCCGAAGCGTCCGGCGAGCGGGAAGACGACGTCGACGACATCGATGACGTCGACGTCGACGACGACTTTTCCCTTTCGCTGTCCGCCTCGGCGTCCAATCATTCGTCGCAGAATCGCGAGGCGGCGGAAGCGGACGAGCCGACGCCCCCCCGCTTGGACTTTGACATTCCCTGCACGCCGGACTCCAAAAGGCCCTCACCCGAGCAGCTGACGGCCCTCTACAGGAAATTGGCCCGCGGAGACGACCTTTCCTCTGCTGACTGA
- the dclre1c gene encoding protein artemis isoform X1: MSSFPGRMKEYPYISLDRFDHENLHARAYFLSHCHKDHMRGIKAPKLKRRLRSSRRVKLYCSPVTKELLLSSRKHLFWEEFIVPLELESPTQISLVDEASGESEEVVVTLLPAGHCPGSVMFLFEGRHGNVLYTGDFRLALGDAARMEHLHSGSRVKDIRSVYVDSTFFDPRFYQIPSREACVSAILRLAGDWMARGALHVLWLNCKAAYGYEYLFARLGREFNTRVHVNNLQMFRRMPEILSYVTTERQTQIHACRHPKGEKYLRGNRLPCGCRSRDGADLRVLSVKPTTMWFGERMRKTDVLIKSGSDAFRACFSFHSSYCEVKDFLSYLRPARVFANVVPMGCTLAEVTRMLQTTCRKRPRDDPAYKPLGLLKGRRAAPTPPRDGQSDDDDDGLFDGSPPKKKPPQRRRLPDERGGRTPPPPAPEEDSPPQPVAGDADREERTANFLDCTESNDDSEEDGRSEEDEQSEGDESGTKWRRRTGSEPPKWEDFFAAEPLPDSQKSLDGQSPPGRRAPEASGEREDDVDDIDDVDVDDDFSLSLSASASNHSSQNREAAEADEPTPPRLDFDIPCTPDSKRPSPEQLTALYRKLARGDDLSSAD; this comes from the exons ATGAGCTCGTTTCCGGGTCGAATGAAGGAATATCCATACATTTCTCTGGATCGCTTCGACCACGAGAACTTGCACGCGCGCGCCTACTTCCTGTCGCACTGTCACAAGG ATCACATGAGGGGGATAAAAGCACCCAAGCTGAAGAGAAGACTGCGCTCCAG CCGTCGAGTCAAACTGTACTGCTCACCGGTGACCAAAGAGCTCCTCCTGAGCAGCCGCAAACACCTCTTCTGGGAGGAATTCATT GTTCCCTTGGAGCTGGAGAGTCCGACTCAGATTTCGCTGGTGGACGAGGCGTCGGGAGAG AGCGAGGAGGTGGTGGTGACGCTGCTCCCCGCCGGACACTGTCCCGGCTCCGTCAT GTTCCTGTTTGAAGGTCGCCACGGCAACGTGTTGTACACGGGAGACTTCAGGCTGGCCCTGGGGGACGCCGCCAGGATGGAGCACCTGCACTCGGGCAGCCG GGTGAAGGACATCCGCAGCGTCTACGTGGACTCCACCTTCTTCGACCCGCGCTTCTACCAGATTCCTTCCCGG GAGGCGTGCGTGAGCGCCATCTTGCGTCTGGCCGGCGACTGGATGGCCCGCGGCGCCCTCCACGTGCTTTGGCTCAACTGCAAGGCGGCCTACGGCTACGAGTACTTGTTCGCCCGCTTGGGCCGGGAGTTCAACACGCGG GTGCACGTCAACAACCTGCAGATGTTCCGGAGGATGCCGGAGATCCTGAGCTACGTGACCACCGAGCGTCAGACGCAGATCCACGCCTGCCGACACCCGAAG GGCGAGAAGTATCTCCGCGGCAACCGGCTGCCGTGCGGCTGCCGGTCCCGCGACGGCGCCGACCTGCGCGTGCTCAGCGTCAAGCCCACCACCATGTGGTTTGGCGAGAGGATGCGCAAGACCGACGTGCTCATCAA ATCAGGAAGCGACGCCTTCCGAGCGTGTTTCAGCTTCCACTCGTCCTACTGCGAG GTCAAAGACTTCCTGTCCTATCTGCGACCCGCGCGGGTTTTCGCCAACGTGGTCCCGATGGGGTGCACGCTCGCCGAAGTCACGCGCAT GCTGCAGACGACGTGCAGGAAGCGGCCGCGGGACGACCCGGCTTACAAACCGCTGGGCTTGCTCAAAGGCCGGCGCGCCGCACCGACGCCCCCCCGCG ATGGGCagagcgacgacgacgacgacggcctCTTTGACGGCAGTCCGCCCAAGAAAAAGCCGCCGCAGCGTCGGCGCCTCCCCGACG AGCGCGGAGGGcggacgccgccgccccccgcccccgaggaAGACTCGCCGCCGCAGCCCGTCGCGGGCGACGCCGACCGCGAGGAGCGCACCGCTAACTTCCTGGACTGCACCGAGTCCAACGACGACAGCGAGGAGGACGGCCGGAGCGAGGAAGACGAGCAAAGCGAGGGAGACGAGAGCGGGACAAAATGGCGCCGCCGGACGGGAAGCGAGCCGCCCAAATGGGAGGACTTCTTCGCCGCCGAGCCGCTCCCCGACAGCCAGAAGAGCCTCGACGGCCAATCGCCCCCCGGCCGGCGCGCGCCCGAAGCGTCCGGCGAGCGGGAAGACGACGTCGACGACATCGATGACGTCGACGTCGACGACGACTTTTCCCTTTCGCTGTCCGCCTCGGCGTCCAATCATTCGTCGCAGAATCGCGAGGCGGCGGAAGCGGACGAGCCGACGCCCCCCCGCTTGGACTTTGACATTCCCTGCACGCCGGACTCCAAAAGGCCCTCACCCGAGCAGCTGACGGCCCTCTACAGGAAATTGGCCCGCGGAGACGACCTTTCCTCTGCTGACTGA
- the dclre1c gene encoding protein artemis isoform X3 — translation MSSFPGRMKEYPYISLDRFDHENLHARAYFLSHCHKDHMRGIKAPKLKRRLRSSRRVKLYCSPVTKELLLSSRKHLFWEEFIVPLELESPTQISLVDEASGESEEVVVTLLPAGHCPGSVMFLFEGRHGNVLYTGDFRLALGDAARMEHLHSGSRVKDIRSVYVDSTFFDPRFYQIPSREACVSAILRLAGDWMARGALHVLWLNCKAAYGYEYLFARLGREFNTRVHVNNLQMFRRMPEILSYVTTERQTQIHACRHPKGEKYLRGNRLPCGCRSRDGADLRVLSVKPTTMWFGERMRKTDVLIKSKTSCPICDPRGFSPTWSRWGARSPKSRACCRRRAGSGRGTTRLTNRWACSKAGAPHRRPPAMGRATTTTTASLTAVRPRKSRRSVGASPTSAEGGRRRPPPPRKTRRRSPSRATPTARSAPLTSWTAPSPTTTARRTAGARKTSKARETRAGQNGAAGREASRPNGRTSSPPSRSPTARRASTANRPPAGARPKRPASGKTTSTTSMTSTSTTTFPFRCPPRRPIIRRRIARRRKRTSRRPPAWTLTFPARRTPKGPHPSS, via the exons ATGAGCTCGTTTCCGGGTCGAATGAAGGAATATCCATACATTTCTCTGGATCGCTTCGACCACGAGAACTTGCACGCGCGCGCCTACTTCCTGTCGCACTGTCACAAGG ATCACATGAGGGGGATAAAAGCACCCAAGCTGAAGAGAAGACTGCGCTCCAG CCGTCGAGTCAAACTGTACTGCTCACCGGTGACCAAAGAGCTCCTCCTGAGCAGCCGCAAACACCTCTTCTGGGAGGAATTCATT GTTCCCTTGGAGCTGGAGAGTCCGACTCAGATTTCGCTGGTGGACGAGGCGTCGGGAGAG AGCGAGGAGGTGGTGGTGACGCTGCTCCCCGCCGGACACTGTCCCGGCTCCGTCAT GTTCCTGTTTGAAGGTCGCCACGGCAACGTGTTGTACACGGGAGACTTCAGGCTGGCCCTGGGGGACGCCGCCAGGATGGAGCACCTGCACTCGGGCAGCCG GGTGAAGGACATCCGCAGCGTCTACGTGGACTCCACCTTCTTCGACCCGCGCTTCTACCAGATTCCTTCCCGG GAGGCGTGCGTGAGCGCCATCTTGCGTCTGGCCGGCGACTGGATGGCCCGCGGCGCCCTCCACGTGCTTTGGCTCAACTGCAAGGCGGCCTACGGCTACGAGTACTTGTTCGCCCGCTTGGGCCGGGAGTTCAACACGCGG GTGCACGTCAACAACCTGCAGATGTTCCGGAGGATGCCGGAGATCCTGAGCTACGTGACCACCGAGCGTCAGACGCAGATCCACGCCTGCCGACACCCGAAG GGCGAGAAGTATCTCCGCGGCAACCGGCTGCCGTGCGGCTGCCGGTCCCGCGACGGCGCCGACCTGCGCGTGCTCAGCGTCAAGCCCACCACCATGTGGTTTGGCGAGAGGATGCGCAAGACCGACGTGCTCATCAA GTCAAAGACTTCCTGTCCTATCTGCGACCCGCGCGGGTTTTCGCCAACGTGGTCCCGATGGGGTGCACGCTCGCCGAAGTCACGCGCAT GCTGCAGACGACGTGCAGGAAGCGGCCGCGGGACGACCCGGCTTACAAACCGCTGGGCTTGCTCAAAGGCCGGCGCGCCGCACCGACGCCCCCCCGCG ATGGGCagagcgacgacgacgacgacggcctCTTTGACGGCAGTCCGCCCAAGAAAAAGCCGCCGCAGCGTCGGCGCCTCCCCGACG AGCGCGGAGGGcggacgccgccgccccccgcccccgaggaAGACTCGCCGCCGCAGCCCGTCGCGGGCGACGCCGACCGCGAGGAGCGCACCGCTAACTTCCTGGACTGCACCGAGTCCAACGACGACAGCGAGGAGGACGGCCGGAGCGAGGAAGACGAGCAAAGCGAGGGAGACGAGAGCGGGACAAAATGGCGCCGCCGGACGGGAAGCGAGCCGCCCAAATGGGAGGACTTCTTCGCCGCCGAGCCGCTCCCCGACAGCCAGAAGAGCCTCGACGGCCAATCGCCCCCCGGCCGGCGCGCGCCCGAAGCGTCCGGCGAGCGGGAAGACGACGTCGACGACATCGATGACGTCGACGTCGACGACGACTTTTCCCTTTCGCTGTCCGCCTCGGCGTCCAATCATTCGTCGCAGAATCGCGAGGCGGCGGAAGCGGACGAGCCGACGCCCCCCCGCTTGGACTTTGACATTCCCTGCACGCCGGACTCCAAAAGGCCCTCACCCGAGCAGCTGA
- the dclre1c gene encoding protein artemis isoform X2: MSSFPGRMKEYPYISLDRFDHENLHARAYFLSHCHKDHMRGIKAPKLKRRLRSSRRVKLYCSPVTKELLLSSRKHLFWEEFIVPLELESPTQISLVDEASGESEEVVVTLLPAGHCPGSVMFLFEGRHGNVLYTGDFRLALGDAARMEHLHSGSRVKDIRSVYVDSTFFDPRFYQIPSREACVSAILRLAGDWMARGALHVLWLNCKAAYGYEYLFARLGREFNTRVHVNNLQMFRRMPEILSYVTTERQTQIHACRHPKGEKYLRGNRLPCGCRSRDGADLRVLSVKPTTMWFGERMRKTDVLIKSKTSCPICDPRGFSPTWSRWGARSPKSRACEWPGPARQTLGRRKSQRCARVPAGCRRRAGSGRGTTRLTNRWACSKAGAPHRRPPAMGRATTTTTASLTAVRPRKSRRSVGASPTSAEGGRRRPPPPRKTRRRSPSRATPTARSAPLTSWTAPSPTTTARRTAGARKTSKARETRAGQNGAAGREASRPNGRTSSPPSRSPTARRASTANRPPAGARPKRPASGKTTSTTSMTSTSTTTFPFRCPPRRPIIRRRIARRRKRTSRRPPAWTLTFPARRTPKGPHPSS; the protein is encoded by the exons ATGAGCTCGTTTCCGGGTCGAATGAAGGAATATCCATACATTTCTCTGGATCGCTTCGACCACGAGAACTTGCACGCGCGCGCCTACTTCCTGTCGCACTGTCACAAGG ATCACATGAGGGGGATAAAAGCACCCAAGCTGAAGAGAAGACTGCGCTCCAG CCGTCGAGTCAAACTGTACTGCTCACCGGTGACCAAAGAGCTCCTCCTGAGCAGCCGCAAACACCTCTTCTGGGAGGAATTCATT GTTCCCTTGGAGCTGGAGAGTCCGACTCAGATTTCGCTGGTGGACGAGGCGTCGGGAGAG AGCGAGGAGGTGGTGGTGACGCTGCTCCCCGCCGGACACTGTCCCGGCTCCGTCAT GTTCCTGTTTGAAGGTCGCCACGGCAACGTGTTGTACACGGGAGACTTCAGGCTGGCCCTGGGGGACGCCGCCAGGATGGAGCACCTGCACTCGGGCAGCCG GGTGAAGGACATCCGCAGCGTCTACGTGGACTCCACCTTCTTCGACCCGCGCTTCTACCAGATTCCTTCCCGG GAGGCGTGCGTGAGCGCCATCTTGCGTCTGGCCGGCGACTGGATGGCCCGCGGCGCCCTCCACGTGCTTTGGCTCAACTGCAAGGCGGCCTACGGCTACGAGTACTTGTTCGCCCGCTTGGGCCGGGAGTTCAACACGCGG GTGCACGTCAACAACCTGCAGATGTTCCGGAGGATGCCGGAGATCCTGAGCTACGTGACCACCGAGCGTCAGACGCAGATCCACGCCTGCCGACACCCGAAG GGCGAGAAGTATCTCCGCGGCAACCGGCTGCCGTGCGGCTGCCGGTCCCGCGACGGCGCCGACCTGCGCGTGCTCAGCGTCAAGCCCACCACCATGTGGTTTGGCGAGAGGATGCGCAAGACCGACGTGCTCATCAA GTCAAAGACTTCCTGTCCTATCTGCGACCCGCGCGGGTTTTCGCCAACGTGGTCCCGATGGGGTGCACGCTCGCCGAAGTCACGCGCATGTGAgtggcccggcccggcccgacAAACGTTGGGACGGCGCAAAAGTCAGCGCTGCGCCCGTGTTCCGGCAGGCTGCAGACGACGTGCAGGAAGCGGCCGCGGGACGACCCGGCTTACAAACCGCTGGGCTTGCTCAAAGGCCGGCGCGCCGCACCGACGCCCCCCCGCG ATGGGCagagcgacgacgacgacgacggcctCTTTGACGGCAGTCCGCCCAAGAAAAAGCCGCCGCAGCGTCGGCGCCTCCCCGACG AGCGCGGAGGGcggacgccgccgccccccgcccccgaggaAGACTCGCCGCCGCAGCCCGTCGCGGGCGACGCCGACCGCGAGGAGCGCACCGCTAACTTCCTGGACTGCACCGAGTCCAACGACGACAGCGAGGAGGACGGCCGGAGCGAGGAAGACGAGCAAAGCGAGGGAGACGAGAGCGGGACAAAATGGCGCCGCCGGACGGGAAGCGAGCCGCCCAAATGGGAGGACTTCTTCGCCGCCGAGCCGCTCCCCGACAGCCAGAAGAGCCTCGACGGCCAATCGCCCCCCGGCCGGCGCGCGCCCGAAGCGTCCGGCGAGCGGGAAGACGACGTCGACGACATCGATGACGTCGACGTCGACGACGACTTTTCCCTTTCGCTGTCCGCCTCGGCGTCCAATCATTCGTCGCAGAATCGCGAGGCGGCGGAAGCGGACGAGCCGACGCCCCCCCGCTTGGACTTTGACATTCCCTGCACGCCGGACTCCAAAAGGCCCTCACCCGAGCAGCTGA